Genomic window (Streptomyces yatensis):
TTCCGACCGCTTCGGGCTCGAGGCAGGCGTCGACCGCCAGCAAGAAGACGCCGAGGACACCCGCCAGCGCCTGGGTTGGGGCCCCTTCGCCAAGATCTACAAGGAGAACGACACCTCCGCCTTCAAGAAGCGCAAGGTGATCCGGGACGACGGCTCGATCGACTGGGTGGTCATCCGTCCGAAGTTCCGCGAACTCCTGGCTGATCTGGCCAGCGGTGTCATCGACGGAGTGGTCTTCTACGACCTGGACCGCCTGGTCCGCCAGCCCAGGGACCTCGAAGACCTGATCGACATCGTCGAGTACGTCCAGCGACCGGCCGTAGGCGCAACCGGCGGCCGGATGAACCTGATCAACGACAGCGACCGGCACATGGCCCGAATGATGTGCGTGATGGCGCTGAAGTCCTCCGAGGACACCTCACGCCGCGTCGCCCGCCTCCACCTCGCCTGTGCCCAGGCCGGCAGGGTCCAGGGCCGCATCGCCTACGGCTGGGTCCGCAAGGGACCGGACAAGGGCACGCGCATTCCCGACGAGGCACGAGTCGTCGTCGACATCTTCGACGACTGCCTCACCGGCGAGACCTCATACAGCATCGCCACCAAACTCAACCGGAACGGCGTCAAGCCACCCGCGGCGAAGCTCTGGTCCTCCAACATGATCAATAAGATGCTGCGGAACCCCCGGTACGCAGGCATGGTCTCCTACGCCGGTAAGCACCGGATCGACCCGGCACTGGCCTGGGACGGATGGTCCCGAGTGCTCTTCGATGAGGACGGCCACCCACTGCTCGGCACCTGGGAACGCATCGTCGAACCCAAGGTCTGGTCACAGGTCCAGTTCGAACTCCAACTGCGCCGCCAGAACAGCGGCATCACCAAGGGCACAAGTCGCCCCTCGATCACCTGCCGATATCTTCTCTCCGGCATCCTCACGTGCGGACATTGCGGGAAGGGGCTTGTAGGGCACAGGTCGCGGGCGGAAGGGCGCCGCACCTATCGGTGTCCCCCGCTTGCCCATGGAGGGTGCGGCGGCACAAGCATCGCGGCAGACGCCGCTGAGGAGGCCGTCGAGCGCGCCATGATCGCCTTCCTGGAGAAGGCCATGAATACCGCGCTGGAAGACGAGCTGGGCACACCAGAGCAGCTCACCACCTTGCGCGCCACGCTCGAACACGAATCAACCCGCAAGCAGAATCTTCTGCGCCGCTGGACGGAAGGCGCCCTGAACGACACAGAGCTGACGGAGGAGGACTTCTTCGCCATGCTGTCCGGTCTCAACAAGAAGATCTCACGGCTCCGGGACGCGGTCACCGCCGCAGAGGGAACACCCACCCGCGAGGCCCCGAAGGCGGAACTGCTGAACGGTTGGCGCACTGGATCACTCCACCAGCGCCGAGCCCTGCTGAGGAGGTACCTGCACGGGATAGCCGTGCGGCCACCGATCAAGGCGAAGGCGTTCAACCGCAGCCACCTCGTCCAGGAACGGCTGCGTCCCCACTGGAAGTCCAGTGAGGAGATCGCAGCATAAGCGCTTTGCCCCCGGCTGACGACCCGGGGGCAAGGAGTTTCACACGCACATACGCTTGAGGAGGCTGCGCAGCCTGCGCGTTTCTCCAGCGTTCATCGAGGGGGCTTCCTCGAGAAATCGTCGAATCCATGCTTCCTGCCCAGGAGCCCCGAGCCTCCGAGCGGCCCCCAGCGGTTCATCAGGATCTGTCGCATTCACACAGGAGGTGACGAAACGAGGGACGTGGGAAGGCTCATCAGAAGTTTGCCCATCTCCACCACGCTCAACGTGTTCACAATTCATGGGGATCCGTTCTGTTAACGGCGGGGAGTGGTGCGTCGATGATGGCGGTGGTGTCCCGTTTTGGGTTGGCCGGTTCTTCCTGATAGTGGAGGCACACGTCTGAACGCGTACCAAACCGCCCAGTCCAGCCTGCCACTTCGACAGGGACCCCCTCGACGCGGTGCGACGAGATGACACCTTGGAGACCGCGGGCAGTTCAGGCCGACGGTTGGAATCTCCAAGCGTGACAATCACCGAGGCGTGTAGAAAAGCCGCCATGGATCCCGTCACCCCCGCCGCCGTCCGGGCCTCCGGGCCTCCGGGCCTCCGGGCCTCCGGGCCTCCGGGCCTCCGGGCCTCCGGGCCTCCGGGCCTCCGGGCCTCCGGGCCTCCGGGCCTCCGGGCCTCCGGGCCTCCGGGCCTCCGGGCCTCCGGGCCTCCGGGCCTCCGGGCCTCCGGGCCTCCGGGCCTCCGGGCCTCCGGGCCTCCGGGCCTCCGGGCCTCCGGGCCTCCGGGCCTCCGGGCCTCCGGGCCTCCGGGCCTCCGGGCCTCCGGGCCTCCGGGCCTCCGGGAGCATCGCCAGTGCCGTCCTCGGCCGCAACCGCTCCATAGGTATAGCCCGCATCGGCAGCGCCGAAGACCGTGCCCAGGCTTACCACCGCTTCATGGAAGCCGCGCAGCGGTGCACATTCACCATATTCGAGTACTTCTTGCGCCGGAGAGAGGCCACCCGTCCATCCCTGCTTCGGCAGCCTATCTGGCGCCTGTACCGTCATCGGTCTGCTGAGGGCGCCCGCACAAGGATGATGCAGGCCCAAGTTGAACTCCACGCTGTCCTGATGAGGGTGTATTTGTGCGCGCCAGCCCCGGTACGAGAAGCAGCGCAGAACGTGATGGGCGCACTTCACCGCTTCGAGGACCGCCCGGACGACTACATCAGCGTGTTCACAGATCACACCGAGGCGCAGGTGGACTTTTTGTTTGCCGCTCGACACGACCTGGCTTACAACCCCAAGCCCTGGCAGTTCCTACGGAAGCTGCGCGAACGCCGCTACCGGAAGCAGGCCGAGCAGCGATACGCCGACATCATCGACGGTTCCGCGCCGGTCTCGGACTTCGTACGCGACGAACTGCGTCGGCGCGATAGAAAGAGGCCCGGGAGACAGGCCACCGACGCCCCACACCGCACGGCCTGATCACAGCCTGCTGACGCGAGTGGAGGGTGGCGGGGTGAGAGACCAGGAGCACGGCGGACGGCGCGGTCAGGGCGAGCTGGAGTCGCAGGTGCTGGCGACTCTGCACGAGGCGCCGGGGCCGGCGAGCACGACATGGGTCCAGGAGCGACTCGGCGGTACTCTCGCCTACACCACCGTGATCACCATTCTCACGCGGCTACTGGCCAAGGGGGCAGTGACTCGGAAGAAGTCGGGCCGGTCGTTCGTCTGGACCCCGACCGCCGACGAAGCGGGCTTGGCGGCTTTGAGGATGCGGCGGTTGCTGGACGGGGAGAGTGACCGCGAGGCTGTGCTCGCCAGCTTCGTGACCGGCCTGCCGCCGCAGGATGAGCAGGTATTGCGGGGCCTGTTGGAGCAGGCCCGGGAAGCCGAGGAGTAGAGGAGCTCATGGGGGTCTTCGTCTTCCTGCCGCTGGTGCTGCCTCTAACGGCGTGGCCTATCGCCCGCCTGGCGGAGCAGCATCTGCACCCACGTGCGGCGACCTGGCTGCTGTCGGCGGTCGCGGGGGTGTTCGCGGTGTGCAGCACGCTGTGTCTGGCGCTGTTGATGGTGGTCGGCACCGCGCAATTGCCCGGCAACCCGCTGCCGGACGGCTGGTCGGACAAGGAGGTGCGCGAGGCCGTCCCGTACGACGAGGTGGCGGGCAAGGCCGCCATCCCCGCTCTGCTCTCCGTACTCGCCGCGTGCGCACGGACGGTGTGGCGTCATCAGCGCGTACGGCGCCGCGCCGAGCGTGCGCTTGCGGGTCTACCCGCCACGCCGGTGGCGGTGCTGCGCGACGAACTGCCGTATGCCTACGCGCTGCCGGGCAGACGTGACCGGGTCGTGGTGAGTACCGGGATGCTCACCGGGCTGGATTCGGCCGAGCGCCGGGCACTGTTCGCTCACGAGCGCGCGCATCTGGCCCGCCGCCACCATCGGTTCCTGCTCACCGTGCAACTCGCGGCGCGGGCCAACCCGTTCCTGCGCCCGCTGCGGACCGCGGTCGCCTACACGGCCGAGCGGTGGGCGGACGAGGAGGCGGCCCAAGCGGTCGGCAGCCGGCGCACCGTAGCGCTGGCGGTGGGCAGGTCCGCGCTGATCTCCCGCGGGGCGCCGGTCGCCACGCTGGCGGGTTTCGCAGTCATGGGACCGGTGCCGCGCCGGGTGGCCGCTCTGCTGGGTCCGGCCCCCGCCGGGCGCGTCTGGCCCCCCGTTTTCACGGCGGTGGGTCTGGCCGCATGGGGGGCCGCTATGGGTACCACGGCGTCGGCGCTCTCCTCGGCGAACTCGGCGGTCACGCTGTTCGTCATCCTGCACGCGGCCACCCCGGTCTAGCCAGGCAGGCATGCGCCGCACCGCTGGATCTGCCCGCTGTGT
Coding sequences:
- a CDS encoding BlaI/MecI/CopY family transcriptional regulator, producing MRDQEHGGRRGQGELESQVLATLHEAPGPASTTWVQERLGGTLAYTTVITILTRLLAKGAVTRKKSGRSFVWTPTADEAGLAALRMRRLLDGESDREAVLASFVTGLPPQDEQVLRGLLEQAREAEE
- a CDS encoding M56 family metallopeptidase, with the translated sequence MGVFVFLPLVLPLTAWPIARLAEQHLHPRAATWLLSAVAGVFAVCSTLCLALLMVVGTAQLPGNPLPDGWSDKEVREAVPYDEVAGKAAIPALLSVLAACARTVWRHQRVRRRAERALAGLPATPVAVLRDELPYAYALPGRRDRVVVSTGMLTGLDSAERRALFAHERAHLARRHHRFLLTVQLAARANPFLRPLRTAVAYTAERWADEEAAQAVGSRRTVALAVGRSALISRGAPVATLAGFAVMGPVPRRVAALLGPAPAGRVWPPVFTAVGLAAWGAAMGTTASALSSANSAVTLFVILHAATPV
- a CDS encoding recombinase family protein encodes the protein MSVLSLWDDLQIPPQAHRSRVTLNLYDQLSAYIPKRPGAYLRISSDRFGLEAGVDRQQEDAEDTRQRLGWGPFAKIYKENDTSAFKKRKVIRDDGSIDWVVIRPKFRELLADLASGVIDGVVFYDLDRLVRQPRDLEDLIDIVEYVQRPAVGATGGRMNLINDSDRHMARMMCVMALKSSEDTSRRVARLHLACAQAGRVQGRIAYGWVRKGPDKGTRIPDEARVVVDIFDDCLTGETSYSIATKLNRNGVKPPAAKLWSSNMINKMLRNPRYAGMVSYAGKHRIDPALAWDGWSRVLFDEDGHPLLGTWERIVEPKVWSQVQFELQLRRQNSGITKGTSRPSITCRYLLSGILTCGHCGKGLVGHRSRAEGRRTYRCPPLAHGGCGGTSIAADAAEEAVERAMIAFLEKAMNTALEDELGTPEQLTTLRATLEHESTRKQNLLRRWTEGALNDTELTEEDFFAMLSGLNKKISRLRDAVTAAEGTPTREAPKAELLNGWRTGSLHQRRALLRRYLHGIAVRPPIKAKAFNRSHLVQERLRPHWKSSEEIAA